A genome region from Manihot esculenta cultivar AM560-2 chromosome 5, M.esculenta_v8, whole genome shotgun sequence includes the following:
- the LOC122723623 gene encoding ATP synthase subunit epsilon, mitochondrial: MASNAAVPFWRAAGMTYITYSNICANLVRNCLKEPYKTEALTREKVHFSVSKWVDSKPQKPTLRSDTPEA; the protein is encoded by the exons ATGGCCTCCAATGCAGCAGTGCCGTTCTGGAGAGCAGCGGGTATGACATACATAACTTACTCAAACATATGTGCAAATCTGGTGAGGAACTGTCTCAAAGAGCCTTATAAGACCGAAGCCCTCACTCGCGAGAAGGTCCATTTTTCCGTCTCCAAGTGGGTCGATAGCAAGCCCCAGAAACCCA CTCTTCGTTCAGATACACCTGAAGCATGA
- the LOC110615493 gene encoding chitinase-like protein 1 — translation MEKKSRRILVVGALLLAIWALSVNADDSEKTIVKTVKGKKMCTRGWECKDWSIYCCNQTISDFFQTYQFENLFSKRNSPVAHAVGFWDYQSFIMASALFQPLGFGTTGGKLMQMKEIAAFFGHVGSKTTCGYGVATGGPLAWGLCYNKEMSPSQSYCDDFYKYTYPCSPGAEYYGRGALPIYWNYNYGAIGEGIKADLLNHPEYIEQNATLAFQAAIWRWMTPIKKSQPSAHDAFVGNWKPTKNDTLAKRVPGFGATMNILYGDLVCGQGDIDAMNNIISHYQYYLDLMGVGREEAGPHDVLTCAEQIPFNPSNSNPTASS, via the exons ATGGAGAAGAAGAGTAGGCGCATTTTGGTAGTTGGAGCTCTGTTGTTGGCGATTTGGGCGCTGTCAGTGAATGCCGATGATTCTGAGAAGACTATTGTGAAGACGGTGAAGGGGAAGAAGATGTGTACCAGAGGATGGGAGTGCAAAGATTGGTCTATATACTGTTGCAATCAGACAATATCAGATTTCTTCCAGACTTACCAGTTTGAGAATCTCTTCTCAAAGAGAAATTCCCCAGTTGCTCACGCTGTCGGTTTTTGGGATTACCAATCTTTCATTATGGCTTCAGCCCTTTTCCAGCCTCTCGGATTTGGCACCACCGGTGGAAAGCTTATGCAGATGAAGGAAATAGCTGCCTTCTTCGGTCATGTTGGAAGCAAAACCACTT GTGGTTATGGAGTGGCCACAGGAGGACCATTGGCCTGGGGTCTTTGCTACAACAAGGAAATGAGTCCTAGCCAGTCATACTGTGATGACTTTTACAAGTACACTTATCCTTGTTCTCCTGGTGCTGAATATTACGGCCGTGGAGCCTTGCCAATCTACTG GAACTATAACTATGGAGCTATTGGAGAAGGTATAAAGGCAGATTTGTTGAACCATCCTGAATACATAGAGCAAAATGCCACCCTTGCATTCCAGGCTGCAATTTGGAGGTGGATGACCCCAATAAAGAAATCACAGCCCTCAGCCCATGATGCCTTTGTTGGCAATTGGAAACCCACCAAGAACGATACTTTGGCTAAGCGGGTTCCTGGCTTTGGTGCGACAATGAATATTCTCTATGGTGATCTTGTTTGTGGCCAGGGCGATATTGATGCCATGAACAACATCATTTCACATTATCAATATTACCTGGACTTGATGGGAGTAGGTCGAGAAGAGGCAGGGCCCCATGATGTTCTTACTTGTGCTGAGCAGATCCCATTCAATCCATCCAATTCCAATCCTACTGCATCTTCTTGA
- the LOC122723722 gene encoding uncharacterized protein LOC122723722 isoform X2, which yields MIVCIRGEEGESDTTTRRISTANNTLAEVFVPQGSPNSVNMVKHVVIVMDALKGFSREPLQWALDHVIRTRCSLTLLVSCKTMLDVWTSDIEDLSALKSRSDWKNEYKYQKFRGIIELCEQKGVFPCIKVAMGHPLRLVVLEQTTNLHATFVVLDRHLRKNKAFFAERLPSSVVIMKSDGEVDMLRVQSNINHSDLTPQESPITVIPTPEVILSEALSSKMKIPKPG from the exons ATGATTGTTTGTATTAGAGGAGAAGAAGGTGAGAGTGACACAACAACACGAAGGATTTCCACTGCAAACAATACTTTGGCCGAGGTGTTTGTACCACAGGGATCACCCAACTCAGTCAACATGGTTAAGCACGTGGTGATAGTAATGGATGCACTCAAGGGGTTCTCCCGAGAGCCACTCCAGTGGGCACTTGATCATGTCATTCGAACTCGCTGCAGCCTCACCCTCCTTG TGTCTTGCAAGACAATGTTAGATGTCTGGACATCTGATATTGAGGATTTATCAGCACTGAAAAGCAGAAGTGACTGGAAGAATGAATACAAGTATCAGAAGTTTCGGGGGATAATAGAACTCTGCGAGCAAAAAGGG GTGTTTCCTTGCATTAAAGTGGCAATGGGGCATCCTTTGAGGCTAGTCGTTCTTGAGCAGACCACAAATCTTCATGCTACCTTTGTAGTTCTTGATAG GCATCTGAGAAAGAACAAAGCATTCTTTGCGGAGAGATTGCCGAGCAGTGTGGTGATAATGAAGAGTGATGGAGAAGTTGACATGCTCAGAGTCCAATCAAACATCAATCATTCTGATCTTACGCCTCAAGAATCTCCGATAACTGTAATACCAACTCCTGAGGTTATCCTTTCTGAAGCTTTGTCGTCTAAGATGAAAATCCCTAAACCAGGCTAA
- the LOC122723722 gene encoding uncharacterized protein LOC122723722 isoform X1 — MIVCIRGEEGESDTTTRRISTANNTLAEVFVPQGSPNSVNMVKHVVIVMDALKGFSREPLQWALDHVIRTRCSLTLLGVMPWLPLPLSCKTMLDVWTSDIEDLSALKSRSDWKNEYKYQKFRGIIELCEQKGVFPCIKVAMGHPLRLVVLEQTTNLHATFVVLDRHLRKNKAFFAERLPSSVVIMKSDGEVDMLRVQSNINHSDLTPQESPITVIPTPEVILSEALSSKMKIPKPG, encoded by the exons ATGATTGTTTGTATTAGAGGAGAAGAAGGTGAGAGTGACACAACAACACGAAGGATTTCCACTGCAAACAATACTTTGGCCGAGGTGTTTGTACCACAGGGATCACCCAACTCAGTCAACATGGTTAAGCACGTGGTGATAGTAATGGATGCACTCAAGGGGTTCTCCCGAGAGCCACTCCAGTGGGCACTTGATCATGTCATTCGAACTCGCTGCAGCCTCACCCTCCTTGGTGTGATGCCGTGGCTCCCACTCCCTT TGTCTTGCAAGACAATGTTAGATGTCTGGACATCTGATATTGAGGATTTATCAGCACTGAAAAGCAGAAGTGACTGGAAGAATGAATACAAGTATCAGAAGTTTCGGGGGATAATAGAACTCTGCGAGCAAAAAGGG GTGTTTCCTTGCATTAAAGTGGCAATGGGGCATCCTTTGAGGCTAGTCGTTCTTGAGCAGACCACAAATCTTCATGCTACCTTTGTAGTTCTTGATAG GCATCTGAGAAAGAACAAAGCATTCTTTGCGGAGAGATTGCCGAGCAGTGTGGTGATAATGAAGAGTGATGGAGAAGTTGACATGCTCAGAGTCCAATCAAACATCAATCATTCTGATCTTACGCCTCAAGAATCTCCGATAACTGTAATACCAACTCCTGAGGTTATCCTTTCTGAAGCTTTGTCGTCTAAGATGAAAATCCCTAAACCAGGCTAA
- the LOC110615492 gene encoding amino acid transporter AVT1H: protein MSGKSIKKLLCFESRRNQVASESVHGKNLAAKWITSCDACVEENKDCNCHRLGDVKSPVDGVQAEGNDSFAHAVINMIGMLIGLGQLSTPYALENGGWSSAVLLIGLGIICAYSSHLLGKCLDKNPKSRSYADIGQESFGSKGRVLVLTFIYMEIFMALVSYTISLHDNITIVFSGARLSLPCLKLSTSQLLTIMAVLVALPSLWIRNLSSISFLSTGGILMSLVIFISVACTPVFEGIKANHSIPVLRLRKIPAISGLYIFSYAGHIVFPNLYKSMKDPSKFTKASIVSFASVTTLYTALAFMGAKLFGPEVSSQITLSMPPHLIVTKIALWATILTPMTKYALEFAPFAIQLEHSLPNSMSPRMKMIIRGVVGSIVLLLILALALCVPYFEHVLGLTGSLVSISICIVFPCAFYTKICWPHISKRLLILNITLIAFGFLLGTVGTISSSKLLIATLIRAHST from the exons ATGTCGGGAAAGTCCATCAAGAAGTTACTATGCTTTGAATCACGTCGGAATCAAGTGGCTAGTGAGTCGGTGCATGGTAAGAACTTGGCCGCGAAATGGATTACTTCATGTGATGCATGTGTAGAGGAAAATAAAGACTGTAACTGTCATCGACTAGGAGATGTAAAAAGCCCAGTTGATGGCGTCCAGGCTGAGGGTAATGATTCTTTTGCTCATGCAGTCATCAACATGATCGGAATGCTAATAG GTCTTGGGCAGTTATCAACGCCATACGCATTAGAAAATGGGGGGTGGAGTTCTGCAGTGTTGCTTATTGGGCTAGGGATAATCTGTGCATATAGTTCTCATCTGCTTGGAAAATGTCTTGACAAGAATCCCAAGTCAAGAAGCTATGCTGATATTGGACAAGAATCATTTGGAAGCAAAGGAAGAGTTTTAGTTTTAACCTTCATCTACATGGAGATTTTCATGGCCCTCGTCTCCTACACTATCTCTCTCCATGATAACATTACCATTGTATTTTCAGGGGCTAGACTCAGTTTACCATGCCTTAAATTATCTACTTCCCAGTTGCTGACGATAATGGCTGTGCTTGTAGCACTTCCCAGCTTGTGGATTAGAAATCTCTCGTCTATCTCTTTCCTTTCAACCGGCGGCATCCTAATGTCTCTTGTTATTTTCATTTCTGTGGCTTGCACTCCTGTCTTTGAAGGTATCAAAGCTAATCATAGTATACCAGTGCTTCGCCTCCGCAAGATTCCTGCCATTTCTGGCCTCTATATCTTCAGTTACGCCGGCCATATTGTTTTCCCCAACTTGTATAAATCCATGAAAGATCCATCCAAGTTTACCAAG GCATCTATCGTGAGCTTTGCCTCAGTAACCACACTTTATACAGCTCTAGCATTTATGGGTGCAAAATTGTTTGGCCCAGAAGTTAGTTCTCAGATAACACTCAgcatgcctccacatcttattGTCACAAAGATTGCTCTATGGGCTACAATCTTAACACCCATGACAAAGTATGCCCTAGAATTTGCACCATTTGCAATCCAGCTTGAGCACAGCCTTCCCAATTCGATGAGTCCAAGGATGAAGATGATCATACGAGGAGTTGTGGGTTCAATTGTGTTACTTCTCATACTAGCCCTTGCACTGTGTGTGCCATATTTCGAGCATGTTCTTGGACTTACTGGGTCACTAGTCAGTATCAGCATTTGCATAGTCTTCCCTTGTGCGTTTTACACCAAGATTTGCTGGCCTCACATATCTAAACGTCTCTTAATCCTTAATATTACACTTATTGCATTTGGATTTCTTCTTGGAACAGTTGGCACCATATCCTCTTCAAAGTTGCTCATAGCAACTCTAATCAGAGCTCACTCAACCTGA
- the LOC110614796 gene encoding uncharacterized protein LOC110614796, protein MRDAMEKRFIRVTRGSIVGGMRLGMFTAAFYGLQNLLAEKRGVHDVFNVVGAGSATSATFGLILPGSLRWRARNVMLGSILGAAFCFPLGWIHLKLIEKANEGNPALNPDLDGRGEVKSGVGAAIERLEGSLKA, encoded by the exons ATGAGAGATGCAATGGAGAAAAGGTTTATCCGAGTTACTCGGGGTTCAATAGTTGGTGGAATGCGCCTTGGAATGTTCACTGCTGCATTTTATGGTTTACAAAATTTGCTGGCTGAGAAACGTGGTGTACATGATGTTTTCAATGTTGTGGGAGCTGGTTCCGCTACTTCTGCTACATTTGGTTTAATTT TGCCTGGATCTCTCAGATGGCGTGCAAGGAATGTGATGCTGGGATCAATTCTGGGTGCAGCATTCTGCTTCCCTCTTG GTTGGATTCACTTGAAGCTTATAGAGAAAGCAAATGAAGGTAATCCGGCCCTTAATCCTGATTTAGATGGAAGGGGAGAAGTAAAGAGTGGTGTTGGCGCTGCTATCGAGAGGCTTGAAGGGAGCTTGAAAGCCTAG